The genomic region CAGTTTTTAAACATCACATCGTACTACATTATCAGCATACCAATGAGGACGGCAATGACATACCCGCTATTCCCGCACATACGGAGATATCTGCGCATGAGTACGGCGCTCATAGCATCCTTCATCGCTCCTTGCGTTGACGCGAAGCCCCTTAAAGTGCTCACTATCGGAAACA from Spirochaetota bacterium harbors:
- a CDS encoding DUF4886 domain-containing protein codes for the protein MTYPLFPHIRRYLRMSTALIASFIAPCVDAKPLKVLTIGNSFADSVFTYLSNVTASAGESVIMNRANIGGCSLER